The window TCGGACCCTAGGGGACGGTGCACTGTCTGGGTCACCGTGGCCACGACCGTCACTTGCCTCGACTGCGCCGCAGCATCCCGAAACTCGGCAGGCTTTCGCACCTCGGCCGCGCCGCTGGCGCTGAGGAGAACCGCTCCGATAGCCAGAAGGGCGAGCGAAGCGGCGGCCCAGACCGATCTCCGACGGCTGTCGACAAGAGCGACCGCAACGAGAGCAAGCGATACTCCCGTCGTGACCCACGCCGCAAGGGCGGGGAGCGCATCGATTCCGATCGCGATAGCGGCTACCGCCCACGCGGCGGCGGCGGGCACAACCAACCTGAGGTCTCTGCCGGGAGGCGCCTCGGTCACACTGTCACGAGCGAGCGAAAGCCATCCAGGGTCTTCTCCCCGATGCCCGGCACCGCCAAGAGGTCGTCAACGGTGGCAAATCGACCGTTGGTATCGCGCCAGTCGATGATGCGCTGGGCTACGGCAGGTCCTATGCGCGGCAGCGTCTCGAGGGCGGCCGTATCGGCAGTGTTCACATTGACGAGGCCGGACCCCCCGGATGAGCCGCCCGCCGCAGATGCGGCCGGGGGCACGGCGGTTTCGCCGACACTCGGAACGTAGATCTGCTCCCCGTCACTCACCGGGCGGGCCAGATTGAGCTGGCTACGGTCGGCGTCGGCGGAGAAACCGCCCGCTGCGGC is drawn from Salinibacterium hongtaonis and contains these coding sequences:
- a CDS encoding helix-hairpin-helix domain-containing protein, with amino-acid sequence MGLPERAADGQYSRVSNGVVPGGIGALTSAPPRVKVRLGIVIVLALLGVSAMVLASAFGAAGETQTVVDQPPSASSSSSAVVVYVHVVGAVAAPGLYRLNDGARGVDAVAAAGGFSADADRSQLNLARPVSDGEQIYVPSVGETAVPPAASAAGGSSGGSGLVNVNTADTAALETLPRIGPAVAQRIIDWRDTNGRFATVDDLLAVPGIGEKTLDGFRSLVTV